A portion of the Bosea sp. NBC_00550 genome contains these proteins:
- a CDS encoding TMEM175 family protein — protein sequence MLAWLKGIRHAREAFGKPAVAQTLRRMVSDAQTHGAERGLKRLEGFIDAVFAIALTLLIGENKVPGSPDRPPRLQRPRKRHGQAMARTSGTGRCHWVIGAYWLQHHYFGRIYARSNHWFLALNLFVPARSGSKEAASGSIRDNGTQGACVRLPSNCQLPVIAQTDLGPQSTAGHPPCLFVIRRTASCLES from the coding sequence ATGCTCGCTTGGCTAAAAGGCATTCGACATGCTCGGGAAGCTTTCGGGAAGCCTGCGGTTGCCCAGACGTTGAGGCGTATGGTCAGCGACGCGCAGACGCACGGCGCCGAGCGCGGACTCAAGCGCCTCGAGGGGTTTATCGACGCAGTTTTCGCTATCGCTCTGACCCTGCTGATCGGTGAAAACAAGGTGCCGGGTTCTCCCGACCGCCCCCCGCGACTACAACGACCTCGCAAGCGCCATGGCCAAGCAATGGCGCGAACGTCTGGCACTGGTCGTTGCCATTGGGTGATTGGCGCATACTGGCTGCAGCATCATTATTTTGGACGCATCTACGCCCGGAGCAATCACTGGTTCCTTGCGCTAAACCTTTTTGTTCCTGCTCGAAGTGGTTCCAAAGAGGCTGCCTCTGGAAGCATCAGAGATAACGGCACGCAGGGCGCGTGCGTCCGCCTCCCGTCAAACTGCCAACTTCCGGTTATCGCGCAGACCGACCTCGGACCACAGAGCACGGCGGGGCACCCGCCTTGCCTTTTCGTCATTCGCCGCACAGCGTCATGTTTGGAAAGCTGA
- a CDS encoding DUF1236 domain-containing protein — MKKIILAAAIVLAPMAAVAQNPEGARGGAAAGAAAGAVGGAVVGGPVGAVVGGVGGAVVGGIAGDNTPRFKTYVRQHEVPSYAYREEVRVGAVLPERGVTYRDVPAEFGVKGYSYTTINDRTVIVEPKTRKIIQVIE; from the coding sequence ATGAAGAAGATCATTCTTGCCGCTGCCATTGTGTTGGCTCCCATGGCGGCAGTTGCTCAGAATCCGGAAGGCGCGCGAGGTGGTGCTGCCGCCGGTGCCGCAGCTGGCGCGGTAGGGGGAGCGGTTGTAGGCGGACCAGTCGGTGCGGTCGTTGGTGGTGTCGGCGGAGCTGTCGTCGGCGGAATCGCCGGAGATAACACGCCCCGCTTCAAGACCTATGTCCGTCAGCATGAAGTTCCCTCGTACGCCTATCGCGAGGAAGTTCGCGTCGGTGCGGTGTTGCCGGAGCGTGGCGTGACCTATCGCGACGTCCCCGCGGAATTCGGCGTGAAGGGCTATAGCTATACGACGATTAATGATCGCACGGTGATCGTCGAGCCGAAAACCCGCAAGATCATTCAGGTGATCGAGTAA
- a CDS encoding ABC transporter: MKKFLVLTVSVALMGVGGCAAIGKGKGKAPPPVSAPIVTKG; encoded by the coding sequence ATGAAAAAGTTTCTGGTGTTGACCGTATCTGTTGCGCTGATGGGCGTCGGAGGATGTGCTGCGATCGGCAAGGGCAAAGGCAAAGCCCCACCGCCGGTTTCTGCTCCGATCGTTACGAAGGGGTAG